A portion of the Pithys albifrons albifrons isolate INPA30051 chromosome 1, PitAlb_v1, whole genome shotgun sequence genome contains these proteins:
- the CHORDC1 gene encoding cysteine and histidine-rich domain-containing protein 1 — translation MSLLCYNRGCGQRFDPESNTEDSCTYHPGVPVFHDALKGWSCCKRRTTDFSDFLSIVGCTKGLHNSEKPPEPVKPEVKTTSERKELSELKPRFQEHIIQAPKPLETIKRPSPDEPMTNLQLKVSASLKQALDKLKLSSENEGKKEEDSDEIKIGTACKNAGCSKTYEGPHSTEEVCIYHSGVPIFHEGMKYWSCCKRKTSDFNTFLAQEGCARGTHVWTKKDAGKKVVPCRHDWHQTGGEVTISVYAKNSIPDLSYVEANSTMVNLHIVFEGEKEFHRSVKLWGVIDVKRSYVNMTATKIELTMRKAEPLLWASLELPVSNTQPKQESSDQ, via the exons ATGTCGCTGCTGTGCTACAACCGGGGCTGCGGCCAGCGCTTCGACCCCGAAAGCAACACGGAGG ATTCATGCACATACCATCCAGGTGTGCCAGTCTTTCATGATGCTCTCAAA GGTTGGTCATGTTGTAAGAGAAGAACAACAGACTTCTCTGACTTCTTAAGCATTGTG GGCTGTACAAAGGGTCTCCATAACAGTGAGAAACCTCCTGAACCTGTTAAACCAGAAGTCAAAACTACCTCTGAACGAAAGGAGCTATCTGAACTGAAACCCAGATTTCAAGAGCACATAATTCAGGCACCAAAACCATTGGAAACAATTAAAAGGCCAAG cCCAGATGAACCAATGACAAATTTGCAGCTGAAAGTGTCAGCTTCCTTGAAGCAAGCTCTCGATAAACTGAAACTGTCATCAGAAAACGAAGGGAAAAAAG AGGAAGATTCTGATGAAATCAAGATTGGGACGGCATGTAAAAATGCAGGCTGCTCAAAA aCATACGAAGGACCACACAGCACCGAAGAAGTATGTATATACCATTCTGGTGTACCTATATTCCATGAAGG GATGAAGTATTGGAGCtgttgtaaaagaaaaacttctgaCTTCAATACATTTTTAGCTCAAGAAGGCTGTGCAAGAGGAACACACGTATGGACTAAAAAGGATGCT GGTAAGAAAGTAGTTCCATGCAGGCATGATTGGCACCAGACTGGAGGAGAAGTGACTATTTCTGTATATGCTAAAAACTCTATTCCTGATCTGAGCTACGTAGAAGCAAATAGCACAATG GTAAATCTCCATATTGTatttgaaggagaaaaggaatttCATCGCAGTGTGAAGTTATGGGGA gTGATTGATGTAAAGAGGAGTTACGTGAACATGACAGCTACAAAGATCGAGCTCACTATGAGAAAAGCAGAGCCACTGTTATGGGCAAGTCTTGAATTACCGGTCTCAAACACACAACCCAAACAAGAGAGTTCAGATCAATAA